GCTATTGACGAAGCAGTAGAAGTTTTTGGCAAGAAAAATGCAGGAATTCATCTGATAATAGGATTAGGAGAAACAGAAGAAGAGGCAGTAAATCTAATGTTATACGCTCATTCGCGTGGAGCTAAGATTAGCCTATTCGCGTTTTATCCAGAATCGTCTACTCCTATGGAGAAAAAGAAACCAGTACCACTTAATGTTTATAGAAGAATGCAATTATCAAGATGGTTAATAGAAAACGATCTAGTGAAACCAGAAGATTTCGTATTTGAGAACGGAGTATTAAAGGACATAAACTTACCATCAGATATTTCAGTAAAAGAATTATCGCCAGCGTTCATGACTAGTGGATGTCCGGGATGCAATAGACCGTATTCTAACGAAAAACCTGGAGATAGATTAAAGAATATTCCATGGTATCCATCAGAATCTCAAACGATATCTGCATTAAAAGCTACAAGATTAGAGAGCGTGAAAAGGTTAATCGATAATGAAATTGCAAAATAAATATCTTAGTTTTTTCTCTAGTGGATTTCCATCTCACGTAAAAGTCAAAGCAATAGATATAGGAGAAGAAGGAAATATTTTTCATTCTCCTTTTAAAGGAGAAATAATTTCTATAACTAAATTTAAGTTAGGAAGACCAAATAAATTTGCTAAAACTGATTATGATGTTCAGATTTTTCTAAATACAGGGAAGAGAAAGATAAAAATTCTACACGTTAATCCTTACAAACAAGAAGGAGAGTATATAAAAGAAGGAGAAGCATTAGGAGAATTTATTTCATCACCTTATACTGGTGGTGATTTTCCTCACGCGCATATAGAAGGTGTAAGATTAATTTTTCCAAAAATTACTAAATACGAAGAAAAAGCCATAGGAAAAGTAATTCGAAAAACTCCTTATTACCTAGATGTAGAACTAAAGACTTACGCAGAAGCAGGAAACTTTAGAGGATTAGGATGTTGTGGAGGGATTATAAACGCTAGCTTCCCTTATGCAGGTTATGGAGGAATAATAGGCTTAAAACTCAAAGAAGAAAAACTAAATATCGTTAACCAAAAATACTTAGTCTACAGAACAAAAAGGAAAAATCTAACTATGTTTGAAATGAAAAAAGGTTTAATAAAAAATTGGGAATATGAATCTTCGTTTAAAGTTATGAGGAATGAGCCTGTTGGTGGATTACCAATTTTTGAAAGCATTCTATCGTATAATGGTCATCCTTTGGTTAGAATCTTTAATTATAAAAAAGATATTCATGAAGAAGAAGAGGTAGACGTGTGGGATTTGATTAAGAAGAGAGTAATTTCTTAGCCTCTTCTACTTCTTTCTTATCTGCTTCTTTATAAGTTAACCACCACGCATATCCTTTGAATTGTCCTAATCTTAGCTTCGAATCCTTAACTGTTCTAGGTGGAGGATTTAACACATTATCTCCAATAATTTCATTGTTTGGCCAATTCGCAGGCATTACGCTTCCAGTTTTGTCTATAATTTGCAAAGCTTTTAGACTTCTTAGAATTTCGTTAATATTTCTGCCTAATTCTAGAGGATAATACATTATTAATCTAACTATTCCTCTATTATCTATAATGAATACTGCTCTTACAGTAGAAGTTGAAGATTCAGCATGAAGCATACCTAGTCTTTTCGCAACATTACCCATAGGGTCAGCTATTATTGGAAATGGTATTTCAACTTTCAAATTTTGCTCTATCCAATTTACCCATTCTATGTGGCTAATTGTACTGTCAACTGATAATCCGATCAATTCAGTGTTTAAATTTTTGAATTCTTGATATTTCTTAGCAAAGCTGACAAATTCTGTAGTGCAAACTGGTGTAAAATCTCCAGGGTGAGAAAATATTATGAACCATTTTCCAGCGAAAGCGTCTGGCAACTTTATCTTACCTTGCGTAGTATCTACTTCCATTTCTGGGAATTTTTCTCCTATTAATGGCAATCTAAATTCTTGTTGTTCCATTATTTTTCACTAATATATAATTTAGATAAAATAGTATTTAAGAGTATCTTCTATTTTAGAAGAAATACTAACTTAAAATTCTTCTTTATTAATACTTATTTAAGCTCTAGATAGAGAGAAAGTATAGATGCTAACAGTGACTTAAGAAGACATAGCATCTAAAGGAGTTTCTTTATGAACCTAATTTCTAAGGTTATTAGTTTTTATATAAACTGGATAAGATAAACGTATGAAGAATGCTATTGAACCATGGGGAGTAAATGTACCTTACATTTATCTATCTATAGTAATGTTTACTCTTGGAGGATTATCCTTATTTTTAAATAATTATCACGGTTATCTGATGAGTATTGGAGCTTATTCTCTCTATTTTGGGATGATTCAAAGACTATTCTTTCCAGCTAAAAAGTACATTTATACTCAACTATTAGCCTTATTTTCCTTAGCTATTCCCTTCTCTCACTATTTTCAAGCTTTAGCTTCTGTCTTTTTAATTATAACCGAGATTTGGGCTTTGAAAGATGTTAAAAAATACGGTAGTAAATTTCCAATAAACTATTTGGTTCTATCTTCTCCATTCGCTTCTTTTATTTCTTGGTTATTCTTTGTAAATTATTGGATGCTAGTTATACCAATTTTTATATATATCCTAGGTGTTAACATAGGAGTATTCGCTGCTACACTTAACGCTAAACCATTCTTTGGTTATAAACAAATTCCAGTCCTTGTTCTTACAGTTCTTTCATATTTCTTTAAGATATTTTTCCCTTTAACGTTAATAGTGTATTTTAGTATGCTCTTTTCCAGGAGAATAAAACCAAATTTAACGTCATTTTCAGTGGTAGTGATTTCCCTAGGATTAGCTTTATCGGCAATATTTCTTCATGAGTATATTCATGCTTTTTATCTTGGATCTATGGCTACTTTCTTCTTTTCGTGTATAACTTATTCCACTGCAAGGTATAATCATGATAAGGTATTCTATTCAGTTATCTTGTTAGTTCCTGCATATTTTTTAAGATTTATTAATTTGGACGTATCAGCAGTTTTCTTTCCTTTATCTTTTCTTCTTTTCTTGTATCTTATTAAAGATAATTTAGGAATTACAGGTATTAAGACTGGAATGTCGAAAAAATTTTTGATTAAATAGCTAATTGTTTCTACCATCTTTTTTTATTTCGATTTTCGCTTTTTATGTTTTAGATTGGTAAACTCTTTATTTTAGATTTTTTAATTAAGTTTAAGGTGTAAAAGATTTGAAAGAGAAAGTAGGAAATTTAGAACTTGAAGTAGAAGCAATAGTCGATGTTGAAGGTAACGAGTACAAAGTAGTTAACGTTCCTAATCCAGATGAGTATAAAGGTTTTCCTCCATCATGGGAATTCGTTAAGAATTCCATGCTTACCTGGAGGCCATATTTTAAAGGTAAAATGATTGAATTTAATAATCAGTTAATTCCTGCAGTTGGAGAATATTTACTTAATTTAGACGAAGAAATGTATAATTTTATCATGGAAATATATCAAGTCTTTAAAGTGAACAAGCCTTCAATTGAAACGAATATTAGTACCGTGATTACTGATCAAATAAACGAAATTGAAAGAAAAATAGGAAGAAGTTTAAAAGAAGAAGAAAAGACTTCGCTTTACATTAGGTTTGCAGTAGAAGCAGCTATATTTAAAGATATTGGATTATTAAATTAAGTGATAAAAAATGATGACTTTTACAGCAGAAGGAAAACTTGAAGGGGACGTAGCAAAAATTTCAATAAACTGTAATGAATATCAGATAGGATTATTTGGTTCAGATTATCCTACACCAGAAGAAATGCTTTTAGGTTCAGCCTTATCATGTCTCCTACTTACTATATACTACGTTGCAAAAGAAAAAGATGTAAAGATAGACGAGGCATACGGCTATATAGAAGGTACAATGGATCCTAGAGGATTCCAAGGAGATCCTAACGTTCCCCCAGGTTTACTTGAAGTTAATTATGAAATTACAGTTAAGAGCAAAGATGATAGAATAAAGGAAGTATTAGAAGAATCTGAAAAAAGATGCCCATTGAAAGATACTTTATCTAGGCCAATAAAAATTAATGTAAAATGGAATTTGAAAAGCTAAAATAAAAGAAAGAGAAGAAGAGAAAAAATCAGCTAACAGGAATTTTTGTGATTTTTCTCTTTAATAGATCTTCTACTGCGCTAGTTACTGCAGCTGCTGACACTCCTACAGGAATTTCTCCTATACCTTTAGATCCCATAGGAGTGAAAGGAGAATATTCTGGAACTATATTAACTTCAAATTCAGGCATTTCTACGGCTGTCGGAAATCCATAATCTGATAAACTAAGAGTTTCGAGTTGTCCTTCTTTAGAATATCTGTATGCTTCATATAATGCAACTGATACTCCTATAAAGGAGCCTCCTATAACTTGTTCCTTAACAACATCAACGTCCAGAGGATTTCCAGGATCAATATAGACTATTAATTTAACTGGTTTAATTAAACCTGACTCATCTAGTTTTACTACAGCGATATCTACAGCGAAAGGATAGGCGTTAAATCTAGTTTTACCTTGTAGAGAATATACGTAAGAGACTTCTCCTTCTAAATCTAATATGCTAGTTTTCCTATCTCCTTTAATGAAATAGCCATCTTTAAACTCGCCATATTCTCTAAATTGTCTCTGTAGTTCTTCTACTGCACCTTTTATTGCTCCAGATAAAAATACTGACATTCTACTTCCGCCAGGTCCAAAACTAGAAACTGATTCTAAATTATCTAACACTTCAATTTCTATCTTATCCATTGGAATATGTAATAATTGTGATAAAAGTAATCTGCCAACATGTTCGTTTCCTTGACCTTCTGGTCCATATCCTATTCCTAAGTATACTTTTCCATTTTTTACCCTAATTCTTACCCCTTCTTGGCCTGATGGTGTACTTGGATCAGTTGAAGATGCTATCCCTATACCGTATCCTTTTTTCCTTAATTCGAAAATATCTTTTCTTGACAACGCAATTTCCATTAATTTTTTAGGATTTCCAGAATCGTAAAATGCGTAAGGTGCTTCATAAGGAAATTCATCGATAAAATTCTTCATTCTTATTTCTGCTCTGTCCATGTGTAGTTCGTCAGCTATTGCATCTACAGTTCTTTCTAATGCCCAAGTATGTGGTGGTGTTCCTGCTCCTCTAAACGCTCCTGCAGGATTTTTGTTAGTTGAAAGCATTTTTACGTCATATCTTATGTTTCTTATTTTATATGGACCAGCTAGTATACCCATGGGCTTTAATGCTTGTCCATTAAATATAGTAGCTCCAACATCTTCTAAAACTTTAAAATCCAATCCTGTTATTGTTCCGTCTGACCTAAAATAAGCTGTAATGTTGAATTTCCTTTCTGGCCCAGAACTATTTGAAGCTTCTAGATGCTCAGTTCTAGTTTCTATCCATTTTACTGGAACTCCGAATTTTTTAGAAGCTAAGCCCAGAGCAATTATGTAGTTAGTCACGGAAAATTTAGAACCAAAACTTCCTCCTTGTCTAGTTGGTATTAATCTAACTTTTCCTAAATATTTTGAAATAGTTTGAGATTGAAAATACGATGCTTGAACGTTAGAGTAAATAGTTAACTGATTGCCAGGATACACTATTACTCCAAAAGTTTCAATTGGATTTCCTGAGGATCTACTCCAATACAGATCTAAATTTATGCTATTATCTGATGTGGGTAAGTTTCCATACTCATAAACGTTTTTATATACTACATTAGTTCCTAATTCTTCAAAAAGAATTGAATTATCTTTTAATGCTTCATCGACTGAAGTTACTGGAGGTAAAGGCTCATAATCAACGTTTATTAACTCACCTAAGTCTACTGCCTTGTAAGGGTCTTCTGCTAGCACTATAGCTATTGGTTCTCCTACATATCTTACTTTTTTATAAGCTAATGGGAGTACAGTTGATGAGCCTTCGCTTTCAGTTTTTGTAGTTTCTATAGAAACTTTTAAATCATCACCAGTAAGGATTAATGCTCCTCTATTTTTTGCCTCATCTACTTCAATTTTTCTTATTTTAGCGTGAGCGTATTGGCTCCTTACAAAGTAAGCGTAATAACCAGAAAATGGAAGGTCATCTACATAATTTCCTTTTCCTTTTAATATTTCTCCTAGATCTGTACGTTTCATATTAATCTTTTTATTTTTTAAGATATAAAGTTTCGGCATTAAAATGCTAATTAGAAGATTTTATATTCCTTTTAATCTACAATTTTTCCTTTATTATTCTTTATCTATTAATTTTTAGGTTAATTAAAGGTAATAGCTAATTTAAAAATAAAAGCCAACAATAATAAAGGAAAAATTTTTAGTATAGTTTTTAGTATAAGTTAAATAAGTGGGAAATATATGGTAACTGAATCGAATTGTGAAATCCCCGAAGATCTTCTCTATTATATAGAGGGGAAAAATACTGTATGGGCAAAACAAGAAGGAGATTTAGTTATAGTAGGAATAACTGATGTAGCACAAACAATGGCAGGAAAAGTTGTTAAAGTTAGAATAAAGAAAAAAGGAATCAAAGTAGAGAAAGGAAAACCAGTAGCAACAATGGAAAGCGGAAAATGGGCAGGACCAGTTCCAGCTCCAGTATCTGGAGAAATAGTAGAGGCAAATACAGAAGTAGAAAAAAGCCCAATCCTAGTAAACCAAGATCCTTACGGAAAAGGATGGCTAGTAAAAATGAAGCCATCAAATCCAGAAGATCTAAAACAATTATTTACTGGAGCTCAAGCAGTTCAAAAATTGAAAGAACTCATAGCAAGCGAGAAGATATCATGTAAGAGGCTGTGAAATGTCTTGGAGATTTATTGAACTTCCTCCCCAAGACGGCTATCATATGATCACTTCTTTTGTTTCCGTAGCAGATTACGTAAGTAGGGGAGGAAAAGATACTTTAATGTTATTTTCTTCAAAAACCCCTTTCGTAAATGTTGGGGTTCACCAAGAAGTATGGTTAGAAGTAGATTTAGATTATACTAAGTCTCATAATATACCAGTTGTTAGAAGAGATTTAGGCGGAGGAACAGTCGTAATTACTCCTGGAGAACATGACTACTTTATTGTCATAAGAGAAGATGAAGCTCCCAGAAATCCTACAGAATTATATACTAAGTACCTAACGCCAATAGTAAATGTACTAAAAAGCTATGGAATTAACGCTACATTAAGGGATCAAGATATAGTAGTTAACGGTAAGAAGATAAGCGGAAATGGAGCAATGACTTACGAAAAAGCAGTAGTAATAACTGGAAACATTCTAATGCACCTAGATATAGATCTTATCAGTAAATGCGTAAGAGTTCCAGATGAGAAGTTTAGAGATAAAATGGCAAAAGATATGAGAGATTGGTTAACGTCATTAGAAAATGAAATAGGAAGAGTTCCATCTAGAGAAGAATTAAATAAGAAAATAAAGGAAGAATATGAAAAAGAGCTAGGAATAAAATTTGAATCCTCAAGTTTAACACCAGAAGAAATAGAACTTTGGGACAAATTAGCAGAAGAAAAGAAGAATGAAGAATGGATATATTACAGAGATAATAGACATCCTGACTTAAAAACAGAAAGATGCGTAAAAATTTCTTCTGCAGTGGCATTATGTCACCTTGACTATAAAGCAAGAAAATTAATAAGAATAACTGTAAAAATAGTAAATAAGAAGATTCAAGAAGTATCTATTTCAGGAGACTTCTTTATAATGAGCCCAAAGGATTTCCTAGATTACTTAGAAGATAAACTAACTGGAGCAGACCCAGAAAAGATACCTGAAATAATAAACCAGACATTTGAAGAAAAGAAACCAGTAATCTTCGGATTTACAAAAGAAGACCTAAACACAGCATTTCAGAAAATCTTAGAAAAACCAGAAGTTCAAGAAATCTTATAAACAAAAATAGCGTCAATACACTAAATTGTATAAAAATTTTTATTTACATATTTGTTATCTTTCTATTCTTTTCCCTTCTATCTCTAAAAAGGAAATAATATGCGTACATAGTTGTTTATATACTATTTATTGGATACTACTGTTCTTTTGAAAGTTGGTCTAAGAGTAAATAGAAGATCAATGAAATAATATACATTTTTATAGTATTACTTATACTGAAATATTTAAAATAAGGTAGTACATATATTATTATATGCCGATTATTGGAAGGAAGAGTCACACAAAAGACGGTCAGAAAATTTACATAAGAATAGGAGAAAGTCCTCCAGCAATTAAAGATGGTAAAGTGCAAGAGGGAGCATTTTTTATAATTTTGGGCGACGATATGGGAGAGAAAAGCATAAGGTTAACAGATCAAGAGGCTATAGATTTAGCAAATAGAATAATCACTATTTACCAATTGCACGTAAGAATGTACAGAAAGTTAGATAAGAAAACTTATGAAGAATATAAACAATCCCATACAGCTAATAATGAAAAAATAGAACATGAAATAGTAAAGTTTCTTTTAAAATCAGGAGGGCAATGTACAATTGAGGACATAAGAGAATCATTAAGTGTTAAACATGCAGACTATTTAACGCATTTAGAGAAAGAAGGTGTTGTAAAGATTAAAGGAAACAACGTATTCTTGAATTTTGGAGAAAGAGAAAATGAAAATGATATAAACGATAAAAGTACCTAGATTATGTTAATAAGCCTACTTTCCTTTTCATATCAATTATTAATAATTATTTTGTAAATTATGCTAAGTTTTACAATTAAATGTATCTGATCTACGAATATTTTTAACTAAATTTATATACTTAATATTTGTTCTTAAACATTGAACATCTTTTTTAGAATAAAACTTAATTAACTATTTTTGATATAGCTGAAATATGGATTCTAATTGGTATTCATGCTACAAAAACGTTAGAGAAGGTATTAGATATCTGTCAGCTCAATTTTATCCAGAAAAAATAATGAATAGGTGGTCAGAACTAAAGAGACTATCATTTAATGCAGCTAAAATAGTCAAACTGTATTCTCCACAACAAGTTATTGAAGAAATAGAGCACTTTGACTTCTTCAAAGAGTATTTTAAAGATGACCCATTAAATACTGTAGATTTGCCTCAATCATATATTAAATTATTTGATGGATTAGTAGAGGATTTTAAGACTAGTAACTGGAGAGATAACGTAGCAACAAGATTTCACATGATAACTGAAGGAATACTAGCTACAGTAGGTCTAAAAATTTTAAATGAAGTCTCAGCTAAGAATAATCTAAAACAGTTCAATCAAGGAATTAAAACAATAATAGAAGATGAAGCTAGACACGTAAATTTTGGATTCTCCTTGATTCAGAATAAAGAATATGCAGTTAAAAGAATAGAAGAGCTTTATCCGCTTGCAATTCAAATAGTACATGAAGGAAAAGATAAAATAGAACCATTAGGTTATTCAATGACTGAATTAGAGAAATTAATGGAAGAATTGAAAAAAGCAAGAATAAAGAGAATAATGGAAATTAATTAGAGTTTTTATATCAGTAAAGGCAAATAAAGTATTATAATTTATTTTTAAATATTTTAATTTAGAGTGCTGAGGTTCTCTACCAATAGTCTACGTTATTAAAAATATAAAATAAAATTAAGAAATGAATTAAGCCTGGCAACACTTTATTTTTCTTGCTACTTCAGTTACTCTTTTTCCAAGAAACTTTGCAATAGTTCTTTCGTTCTCATCTAGTTCTTCCTTCGAGCCTAAATGCGTAGCTCCATATGGTCCTCCACCAGAAACTGTTTGCGAAATTTCTGGAATTTTGTATCCTAATGGAACTATGATCATTCCAAAATGGTATGCATAAGTACTCATTGTTAGT
This genomic window from Acidianus manzaensis contains:
- a CDS encoding peroxiredoxin, translating into MEQQEFRLPLIGEKFPEMEVDTTQGKIKLPDAFAGKWFIIFSHPGDFTPVCTTEFVSFAKKYQEFKNLNTELIGLSVDSTISHIEWVNWIEQNLKVEIPFPIIADPMGNVAKRLGMLHAESSTSTVRAVFIIDNRGIVRLIMYYPLELGRNINEILRSLKALQIIDKTGSVMPANWPNNEIIGDNVLNPPPRTVKDSKLRLGQFKGYAWWLTYKEADKKEVEEAKKLLSS
- a CDS encoding OsmC family protein, which produces MMTFTAEGKLEGDVAKISINCNEYQIGLFGSDYPTPEEMLLGSALSCLLLTIYYVAKEKDVKIDEAYGYIEGTMDPRGFQGDPNVPPGLLEVNYEITVKSKDDRIKEVLEESEKRCPLKDTLSRPIKINVKWNLKS
- a CDS encoding xanthine dehydrogenase family protein molybdopterin-binding subunit produces the protein MKRTDLGEILKGKGNYVDDLPFSGYYAYFVRSQYAHAKIRKIEVDEAKNRGALILTGDDLKVSIETTKTESEGSSTVLPLAYKKVRYVGEPIAIVLAEDPYKAVDLGELINVDYEPLPPVTSVDEALKDNSILFEELGTNVVYKNVYEYGNLPTSDNSINLDLYWSRSSGNPIETFGVIVYPGNQLTIYSNVQASYFQSQTISKYLGKVRLIPTRQGGSFGSKFSVTNYIIALGLASKKFGVPVKWIETRTEHLEASNSSGPERKFNITAYFRSDGTITGLDFKVLEDVGATIFNGQALKPMGILAGPYKIRNIRYDVKMLSTNKNPAGAFRGAGTPPHTWALERTVDAIADELHMDRAEIRMKNFIDEFPYEAPYAFYDSGNPKKLMEIALSRKDIFELRKKGYGIGIASSTDPSTPSGQEGVRIRVKNGKVYLGIGYGPEGQGNEHVGRLLLSQLLHIPMDKIEIEVLDNLESVSSFGPGGSRMSVFLSGAIKGAVEELQRQFREYGEFKDGYFIKGDRKTSILDLEGEVSYVYSLQGKTRFNAYPFAVDIAVVKLDESGLIKPVKLIVYIDPGNPLDVDVVKEQVIGGSFIGVSVALYEAYRYSKEGQLETLSLSDYGFPTAVEMPEFEVNIVPEYSPFTPMGSKGIGEIPVGVSAAAVTSAVEDLLKRKITKIPVS
- a CDS encoding glycine cleavage system protein H, whose product is MVTESNCEIPEDLLYYIEGKNTVWAKQEGDLVIVGITDVAQTMAGKVVKVRIKKKGIKVEKGKPVATMESGKWAGPVPAPVSGEIVEANTEVEKSPILVNQDPYGKGWLVKMKPSNPEDLKQLFTGAQAVQKLKELIASEKISCKRL
- a CDS encoding lipoyl protein ligase domain-containing protein — protein: MSWRFIELPPQDGYHMITSFVSVADYVSRGGKDTLMLFSSKTPFVNVGVHQEVWLEVDLDYTKSHNIPVVRRDLGGGTVVITPGEHDYFIVIREDEAPRNPTELYTKYLTPIVNVLKSYGINATLRDQDIVVNGKKISGNGAMTYEKAVVITGNILMHLDIDLISKCVRVPDEKFRDKMAKDMRDWLTSLENEIGRVPSREELNKKIKEEYEKELGIKFESSSLTPEEIELWDKLAEEKKNEEWIYYRDNRHPDLKTERCVKISSAVALCHLDYKARKLIRITVKIVNKKIQEVSISGDFFIMSPKDFLDYLEDKLTGADPEKIPEIINQTFEEKKPVIFGFTKEDLNTAFQKILEKPEVQEIL